ATCCGGCATTTCTCGCACAAACTCCCGGCGTGGACAACGGTTATATGATCCCCCAATACACGGCGGCAGGGTTGGTTGGGGAGATTCGCGGACTCTGTATCCCCGCCACCGGCGACAGTATTCCTGTCAGTGCCAACTGGGAAGACCCGATCAGTATGGCGTGGTGGGCGGCGATGAAGGCGGTAGACGTTACCCGTAAACTGCATTACATACAGGCTATAGAGCTGATGGTCATGGCCAGAGCCTTTGACCTGACGCCGGCCGAGGCGGGAAGGTTTTCCAGCATTACGACGCTGGTGCACGATAAAATTCGCGCCAAGGTCCCCTACGTGAACGGAGACAGATATTTCTCTCCCGATATAGAAGAAATCTATTCGCTGGTATCGGACGGGAATATTGTCAGAGAAGTTCAGTCCGTCACAGGCCCGCTTGTATTTTAAAAGGCCGCGGGGATATTGGAAAGGAGAAAAACCATGGAACAGATCGCCAAACTGGATTTTTCAAAGATCAGTAAGGCCAGCCAAATAAAAGAGGTATGTATAGGGCAGGAGCCTCTGCCTCTCGAAGAATTTATCGCCGCGGCGCGGTATGGGGCGAAGGTGCGATTCTCAAAAGAATACATCGAAAGGGTTGTCCGTTCACGCAGGCTGGTGGAAAAAATCCTCGACGAGAACAGGGTCGTCTACGGACTCACGACGGGATTCGGCGACAATGTGCGCACCATTATTCCGCAGGATGAGGCGGTGCAGCTTCAATATAATATTCTGCGCTTCCACGCCGTCTCCGTCGGCGAAGCAATGCCGGAAGAGGGAGTGCGCGCCATCTGGCTCATGCAGTTGCTGAGCCTTGGTATGGGATACTCGGGCATCAGATTTGAGATGCTGGAGTTGATTGCCAAGTGCCTGAACGCCGGAGTTTATCCCTTTGCGCCCAGGTACGGCTCGGTACAGGCGCTGGTAATAGAGGCGCAGATGAACCTTGTCCTCATTGGAGAGGGAAAGGCCTGGTATAAGGGTGAACTTCTGGACGGATGCGAAGCGCTTGAACGCGCAGGCCTCGCCCCGCTGACCCCCAGCTGTAAAGAGGGGCTGTGTCTGACTAACGGTTCCAACTCGGCGACGGCGTTGGCGGCGCTGGCCCTGTACAACGCAGTCATTGCGGTACAGACGGCCGATATCGCGGCGGCGATGTCCTATGAAGCGCTTAAAGGAAATATCCTTGCCTGCGACGAAAGGCTCCACTCGCTGAAAGAGCATCCCGACCAGTCTCTGTGCGCGGATAATATCCGCCGACTTCTCGGCGACAGCGGTATCATCCGTGAGAATAAGGGAAAACACGTACAGGACCCGTTGGTGCTCAGGTCTGTGCCCCAGATGCACGGAGCCGTTAAGTGTTATATAAAAGACGCCGGCCTCAATATTATGGAAGAGATGGCCTCATGCAGCGATAACCCGATCCTCTGGCCAGAGGGAGACGACGGCGTGGCCCTTATGGGGGCGAACTTCGACAGCACCTTTTCCAGCGGCGCCGCCGACATCATTTCGATCGCCTCGGCGAATCTGGCCAAGCTGCTTGAGCGCAGAATAGACAAGCTTACAAACCGCAACTTCAGCGGCTATCCTGCTTTCCTGGCGGAAAATCCCGGCGTGGACAACGGTTATATGATAATTCAGTATACGGCGGCGGGACTTGTCAACGAAATAAGGGGCCTTGCCCTTCCGGCAACTGCCGACAGTATCCCCACCTGTGCAAACTGGGAGGATCCGGTAAGCATGGGGCTTCTCGCCTCGCAGAAGGCCTGGGATATATCGCAAAAGCTGCAGTATATAGTCGCCATTGAGTTGATGGTGACTTCGCGTGCTTTCGACATTTTTAAAGAGGGCGAAGGTCGTTTCGCCTCCGCCACCAAGGCCGTACACGACAAGGTCCGCGAAGCGGTCCCCCCGCTTACCGGTGACCGCCACCTGACGCCGGAGATAGAAAGAGTCAAGGAGATGGTGGCTGATGCGGAGTTCATCCGCACCGCAGAGGCCTATGTCGGTGTCCTTAGTTTCTAGGGATTTTACGCCGCATAGCAGCAGCGAAGAGAAAGGAGAACAGCAATGGACGAAGTCTCTGTACTTGTTCCTTCAAAGATAGGGAGAGCGGATAAAATAAAAAAAGTCACACTCGGCCCCGGACCGCTGAGTCTGGAGGAGTTTATCGCCGTCGTGCGGTACAATGCCGAACTTGTTTTTTCTCCTGAGTATATAGAGAGAGTTTCGGCATCACGCGAACTCGCGGAAAAATTCCTTGCCGAAAACCGTAAGATATATGGTCTTACCACTGGCTTTGGAGAAAATGTCAGTCGTATAATCCCTCAGGACGAAGCCGTGCAGCTGCAGGTGAACATCCTGCGTTCACACGCGGTGTCTGTTGGCAAGCCGCTTAAAAGGGAGGCGGTGAGGGCCGTGTGGCTGATGCAGCTGCTGAGTCTGGGCAAAGGTTATTCGGGCATTCGCCTTGGGGTCCTTTCGCTCATCGCCGAATGCTTGAACCGCGGCGTGACCCCCTATGTTCCCGGTGAAGGTTCTGTCCAATATCTGGCTATAGAAGCGCAAACCAATCTTGTCCTCATGGGTGAGGGACGTGCCTGGTATGAGGGAGAGCTTTTACCTGCGGCGGAGGCTCTTGCCCGCGCCGGTCTCAAGACCTTTATCCCCGCCTGTAAGGAGGGATTGTGCCTGACCAACGGCGCGAATTCGGCGACGGGACTGGCCGCGATTGCGCTCTATGACTGTGCTGTCGCCGTACAAACCTCGGATATCGCGGCGGCGATGTCTTATGAGGCGTTAAGGGGAAATATCCTTGCCTGCGATCCCAGGCTGCATTCGTTGAAGGAACACCCCAACCAGGCTGCCTGCGCGAGAAATATTATGAAATTGCTGGCAGACAGCGGCATCGCCGCCAAATATAAGGGCGTGCGTGTTCAGGACCCGCTGGCGCTGCGTTCCGTACCTCAGATGCACGGCGCCGTCAAATGCATGGTGCAGGACGCTTCAAGGGATATCCTTGAGGAGATGGCCTCATGCAGTGATAATCCGATCCTCTGGCCTGGCAGGGATGAGGAACTTGGTTTGATGGGAGCAAATTTTGACGGTACATACCCGAGCGGTGCGGCGGACATTCTCTGTGTGGCGGCGGCCAACCTCGGCAAACTTGTCGAAAGGCGCGTCGATAAACTGACTAACCGCCATTTCAGCGGCTATCCGGCCTTCCTTGCGGAAAACCCGGGGGTTGATAACGGCTACATGATCGTCCAATATACGGCAGCCGGTCTGCTGAATGAAATAAGGGGGCTGGCGCTGCCGTCGACCGCCGACAGCATCCCCACATGCGGCAACTGGGAAGACCCCGTCAGCATGGGCTGGTGGGCATCGCGCAAGGCATGGTACGTAGGTAAAAAGATAGAGTATATCCAGGCCATAGAGATAATGACGCTCTGCCGGGCCTTTGATATGATGCCCGCCGGTGAGGCGCCGTTTTCCTCCGCCACTCGGGCGGTGTATGAAAAGGTCCGCGAGGTTGTTCCTCCAGTCAGTGGAGACCGCCATTTTGGACCCGATATCGAAAACGTCTTTAAACTGGTCCGCGACGGAGAGATGATCAAGGCCGCGGAAGGGGTAACTGGGACACTGGAATTCTAGGATGCGTATCCGTATGGCAAGAATATTTGATAAAGGGCGAAAAGAGAGGGTGCATCTATGGAACATATAGCTACTCTTGATCCTTCCAAAATAGGAAGGGCGAATGAAATAACACAGGTGACGATCGGCGCCGGAGCCGTCCCATTGGAAGAATTCGTCGCCGTTTCCCGCTATGGGGCGAAGCTCGTCCTCTCGCAGGAATACCTTGAGCGAGTTACGAGGTCCAGGGCGCTGGTAGAGAAATTTCTTGCGGAGAACAGGGCGATCTATGGACTGACGACAGGTTTCGGAGACAACGTGAGAAAGGTTATACCACAGGAAGAGGCAGTACAGCTGCAGCTGAATATTCTGCGCTCGCACGCCGCCTCCGTGGGAAAACCGCTTTCCGCCGAATGTGTTCGGGCTAACTGGCTGATGCAGCTCTTAAGCCTGGGCAGAGGTTATTCGGGGATACGCCCCGAGATGTTGTCTCTCATCGCGGATTGCCTGAACGAAGGCGTCGTCCCTTACGCGCCGGCTGAGGGGTCCATCCAGTCTCTTTCAGTGGAAGCGAATATAAATCTCGTGTTGATCGGAGAAGGGCGCGCTTGGTACAAAGGAGAGCTTCTAAACGGCAGAGAAGCTTTGGAAAGAGCCGGTTTAAAGCCTCTGATGCCTGCCTGTAAAGAGGGGCTTTGTCTTACTAACGGTATCAACGGAGCTACCGGTATCGCGCTGATCGCTCTTTATGACAGCCTTGTCGGCGCGCAGACCGCCGATGTCGTGGCGGCCATGGCTTATGAGTCGCTGCGGGGAACGATCATGGGATGCGATGCGCGGCTGCACTCGCTCAAATATCACTCCGAACAGAGCGGAAGCGCGGAGAACATTAGAAACCTGTTGGCGGACAGCGGCATTATGGCTAAATATAAAAACGCTAGAGTTCAGGATCCCTATATTCTGCGGTCGATCCCTCAGGTACACGGAGCGGCGAAACGTTTTTTGCGCGACGCCGCGACCTCGCTGCTGCGCGAGATGGCTTCATGCAATGACAACCCCATTGTCTGGCCGGAGGACGGAGACGGAGACGGGCTGATGGGCGGCAACTTTGACGGTACATATACCGGTGCCTACGCCGACACCATCTGCATTGCCGACGCCAATCTGGGAAAATTTTCCGAACGCCGCATGGACCGGCTGACCAACAGGCATTTTAACGGCGGCTATCCTCCGTTCCTTGCGGAAAAGCCCGGGGTGAACAACTGTTATATGATAGCTCAATATACCTCGGCCGGTCTAGTTAGCGAAATACGCAGCCTGTGCATCCCTGCTACGGGGGACAGTATCCCGGTAAGCGCGAACTGGGAGGATCCGATCCCGATGGCGTGGTGGGCGGCGATGAAAGCCGCGCAGGTCGCGGAAAAACTGGAATACCTGCTGGCTATCGAACTTATGGCGCAGGCCAGGGCCTTTGACCTGACGGATACCTCCGTACACGGGACATTTGCCAAGGCGACGATGAACGTACACGACCTCATAAGGACGAAGATCCCGCCTGTAACGGAAGACCGTCATTTCGGGCCGGAGATCGAGACGGTTTATCAGCTGGTCAAGCACGGAGATATATTGAAGACGGCGGAAAAAGAATCAGGAACGTTGAAATTTTAAGGTTTCATCTATACTGGCAGTTATTTGTTCTAAAAATATCATATATTATGGAGGGGCATTTGAAGTATGAAAACTGGCAAAATTTCGGTATTTACAGCGGCACTGTTGGCGATGGTTTTCATCACGGGCGGAATGGCGGAGGCTAAAAAGCCGATCACGCTTAAATTCGCCGGTATCAACCCGGTAGAACATTCGTCTACGGTAGAGATGAAAAAGATGGCGAAGAATATTGAAAAAGAGACGAACGGGGAGGTTAAGGTCAGAGTATTCCCCGCTGGGCAGCTCGGTGACTACACACTGGTATACGAAGAAATTACCAAGGGCACGATCGATATGGCGCTTATTCCCATACCGACCGAATATGAGCCGAAACATCAGATAACGCTGGTGCCCTGCCTCGCCAAGGATTATAACGACGTCAAAAAGATTTTTGCTAAAAATGGCTGGCTATACAACACGGTGGATAAACTCCATAAAAATTTAGACGTCGTATTTCTCGGTTTTCAAATCGAGGGCTTTGGCGGTATAGGATCTGTCAATAAGATAAATGATCCATTGAATCCCAAAACGCCGAAGAATATGCTTTGCCGCATATCGACGATGGAGTTGGATAAATTTGTGCTTGACGCCCTAAATTACGCGACGGTCACCGTACCATATTCGGACCTTTATACAGCACTACAGACTGGGGTCGTCGAGGGTTGGTATGGCGGCGCCGCGGTGCACAGCTATCAGGGTTATAGGGATGTTCTGAAAAATTACTATAATTTTAACCTTTTTGTTGAGGCATATCAGCTCGTCGTATCAAAGAAGAGCTGGGATAAGCTGACCCCCGAACAGCAGGCGGTTATCGCCAAAGATGCTGATATCCTCTACAAAAACAGCATTACCATCGCGGAAAAAGAGGAAAACGAATATCTGAAGAAGATGAAAGAGGCCGGTATGAATGTCTACGTTTATACCGCCGAAGAGCTCACGCCGATAAACGAGCGGGTCAAGAAAGTTGTCTGGCCGAAGCTGGACAAGCTTCTTGGCAAAGAACTCACCAATGACCTGATGAAACAGTTTGCGGCGGATAAATAAAATCAGCCTTGACTGATGAGCGCGGCGTGCTCCTGAAACCGCGCCGCGCCCATTCAACGAAATGAAAGGAGTCCGTGTCGTGTTCACTTTGCTGGCAAAAGCAGAAAAAATATTGACGGGATTTGAAGAGGCGATACTGGTAATCGTCGGTCTGGCCGTTCCGTCTTTGGTGACGCTGGGCGTTTTTTTCAGGTATATACTGAAAACGGATCTCTTTGGAATTGAAGAAATAGAGATTTTCTTCGCGATGATCCTCTACTTTGTCGGCGCGGCGTATGCGAGTTATAAAAAAGCGCAGATAACGGCCGACCTCACACAATCAATGATAAAAAGCTTCAAGGTACGCAAGTTCTTTGCCGTTCTCTCAAGTTTTGCCGCTCTTGTCGCGGTAGCGGCCTTCTGTTATTGGACGATAGATCTTGTCGAGTATGCTTTTATCAGAAATCCCAAGACACCGGCATGGAAAATTCCGCTTGTTTTGGAATATATCGCGGTGCTGTTCAGCTTTATCGTAATGACGATATACGCCTTAAGAGACTTTTGTCTTGCACTGGCCAGAAAGCCGGATTCTTCGGTAGAAGATGGCGGCAGGTAAATGAAGGGAGCAATGAGATAATGGTTATCCTTGGGTTGTTTTTCCTTTTGCTGGATCTGGTTATTGGCATTCCCGTCCCCTTTGCCTTCCTTCTTACCGCTATGTATTTTCTTCTCACCGGCGATTACGAACCGACGTTCATGGTCCCTTATGCGGTCAAGAACCTCAGCAATACAGTTATTTTCTGCATCCCTCTTTTCATCCTGGCCGGAAAGCTGATGGAGCGTGGCAACATCGCAGACAAGCTGATCGGTCTGGTGGAAGAATCCGTCGGGCGGTTCAAGGGCGGCCTGGGGATCGTCGCGACCGTATCCTGCGCGGTTTTTGGCTCGGTGACCGGCAGCGCCGCGGCGACGCTGACCTGCATCGGTTCGATAATGATCCCCAGACTGGAAAAGGCCGGTTATCCGAGAGGGCATTCGACGGCGCTTCTGGCTAACTCCGCCGTTTTGGGAATGCTCATTCCTCCGAGCGGGATCATGATTCTTTATTCATGGATGGGCGGTCAGTCTGTCTTAGCGAGCTTCCTGGCGACAGTTGTTCCAGGTATCGCGCTGACATCGCTTTTTTCTCTCATAAACTGTTTCCTGCTCAGGAAGGACCCGAATATCGTGGTCCCCGTGATCCCTGAGGCTGACAAGACGGCGGCGCATAAAATCCTGCGGCTGAAAAAGGCCTCTCCCGCGCTCATGATGCCGGTAATAATTCTCGGCGGCATCTATTCGGGTATCATGACGCCGACCGAGGCGGCGGCTGTAGCCGTCGTTTATGCGATCCCAGTGGGGATGTTTATCTACAGGGGGCTGACGCTGAAAGGTATCAAAGAGACGCTTATCGATTCAGGCATGGCCACGGGCACGATAATGATCATGATGTTTGGCTGCTCGGTACTTGCAAGAATGTTCGTTGAAGAGGATCTTCCGGGGGCGATCCTTCAGCTTCTATATTCGATCTCTACGAACAAATATGTAATACTTCTGATGCTGAACCTATTTATGATAATCCTGGGAATGTTGGTCGACGACACGAGCGCCGTACTGCTCGCGACGCCGATAATGATCCCGATCATTACCGAGATCGGCGTGAGTCCAGTGCAGTTCGCGGCGATCGTCGCCGTGAATTCAGGCATGGGCAACATCACGCCGCCCTGCGCGCCGCTTCTTTATCTCGCGGGAGCGGTCGCTAAATGTCCGATAAACGAAACGCTGCGTGTAACATGCTATCTTCTGTTTTTTGGCTGGCTGCCGATCCTGATATTAGTCACCTATTTTCCAGCGTTTTCAATGTGGCTTCCGGGGCTGGTATTGGGGATTCGCTAAAAAGCCGTCGGTCGAGATCAGATTACGTAACATTCTCCTCCCCCATTCCGCAGGGCTGCTAAATTCTGACGTTTAGCAGCTCTGTGGATGTTTTTGTCATATGTGCCGTTCAGCAGGCGCGTTTTCCCACCTCTTCGGCGATCTTTTTGAAGGTCATGACCACTGGGCTGACGTTTTCTTTCCGGTAAACTGTGCCGAGGGTGAAGCAGGGCTTGGAGCCCTCCAGCGGGCGGTAGACGACGTGCGGATGCTGGAACTGCTGCTGCTTGGAGGCGATGAAGCCGATGCCGAGGCTGGAGCCGGCGAAGGCGATGATGGCCTGCGCCGGCGAGACTTCGATGATGTTTTTGGGGCTGAACCCCGCCTGCAGGCAGAGCGAAATTATATTGTCATACTGAAGCGGCCCCATCCGCCGCGGGAAGAGGATGAATGTCTCGTCCTTTAGGTCCTTCATCGTCAGCCCCTCTTTGCCCGCGAGAGGATTTTCCCTGGACATCACCACCTCGAAGGGAATTTTGGCGATGTTGCTGGATCCGAGCGTTTCGTCCTCAAAGGGCGGGTGGCCGAGGCCGATGTCTATATGGTTCTTCCGCAGCTCCTCTTCCTGCGCGGCGGTGTCCATCTTATGAACGATCACCTTGATGTTGGGCAGCGTCTTTTTCATCTCGGAGATGATATCTGCGAGCAGGATATATATCGCCGGTATGGTGGCGCCTATCGTGATGCTGCCGCTTATTCCCTTTTCGATCTGACGGACGAGATTGCCCGTCTCCCGCATTCTTTCAACGATCTCACGCGCCCGGACGAGAAACAGCTCGCCCGCAGGCGTAAGCCGTACCTGCCGGTTGGTGCGGAAGAGCAGCGTCGCCTGGAGCTCCGCCTCAATCTGTCTCAGCTGCTGGCTCAGCGCCGGCTGCGTCAGCATCGATCTCTCCGCCGCCCTGCGAAAATTCAGCTCCTCCGCGAGGGCGATGAAGCACTCCATCTGTCTTATATTCATCCTGTCATACCTCGCCGGTCTCTCTAATAATAAGTTTTTTTTATTATACAATGCAAAACAATAATTGGACAGACTCGTTTGAAGATTTTATCCTTAATACGCTGATCAGCAACGTTAAAAAAGACACAAAGTCGCGCAATAAGCAATAAAGGGGAGAAGAAAAAATGGCCTCCAACTTCGGGAACAGAGAATCCCTGAAAATCACAAAGATAGAAACGATCGTCGTCAACGCAGAGATGCGCAACTGGATCTTCGTAAAGGTCTGTACGGATCAGGACGGTTTGTATGGCTGGGGCGAGGCGAGCCTCAACTGGAAGACTAAGACCGTCGTCAGCGCCGTGGACGATCTCTCGAGAATGGTCGTGGGCAAAGACCCGCGGGATATCGA
The genomic region above belongs to Cloacibacillus sp. and contains:
- a CDS encoding aromatic amino acid ammonia-lyase, which codes for MEQIAKLDFSKISKASQIKEVCIGQEPLPLEEFIAAARYGAKVRFSKEYIERVVRSRRLVEKILDENRVVYGLTTGFGDNVRTIIPQDEAVQLQYNILRFHAVSVGEAMPEEGVRAIWLMQLLSLGMGYSGIRFEMLELIAKCLNAGVYPFAPRYGSVQALVIEAQMNLVLIGEGKAWYKGELLDGCEALERAGLAPLTPSCKEGLCLTNGSNSATALAALALYNAVIAVQTADIAAAMSYEALKGNILACDERLHSLKEHPDQSLCADNIRRLLGDSGIIRENKGKHVQDPLVLRSVPQMHGAVKCYIKDAGLNIMEEMASCSDNPILWPEGDDGVALMGANFDSTFSSGAADIISIASANLAKLLERRIDKLTNRNFSGYPAFLAENPGVDNGYMIIQYTAAGLVNEIRGLALPATADSIPTCANWEDPVSMGLLASQKAWDISQKLQYIVAIELMVTSRAFDIFKEGEGRFASATKAVHDKVREAVPPLTGDRHLTPEIERVKEMVADAEFIRTAEAYVGVLSF
- a CDS encoding aromatic amino acid ammonia-lyase, with the protein product MDEVSVLVPSKIGRADKIKKVTLGPGPLSLEEFIAVVRYNAELVFSPEYIERVSASRELAEKFLAENRKIYGLTTGFGENVSRIIPQDEAVQLQVNILRSHAVSVGKPLKREAVRAVWLMQLLSLGKGYSGIRLGVLSLIAECLNRGVTPYVPGEGSVQYLAIEAQTNLVLMGEGRAWYEGELLPAAEALARAGLKTFIPACKEGLCLTNGANSATGLAAIALYDCAVAVQTSDIAAAMSYEALRGNILACDPRLHSLKEHPNQAACARNIMKLLADSGIAAKYKGVRVQDPLALRSVPQMHGAVKCMVQDASRDILEEMASCSDNPILWPGRDEELGLMGANFDGTYPSGAADILCVAAANLGKLVERRVDKLTNRHFSGYPAFLAENPGVDNGYMIVQYTAAGLLNEIRGLALPSTADSIPTCGNWEDPVSMGWWASRKAWYVGKKIEYIQAIEIMTLCRAFDMMPAGEAPFSSATRAVYEKVREVVPPVSGDRHFGPDIENVFKLVRDGEMIKAAEGVTGTLEF
- a CDS encoding aromatic amino acid ammonia-lyase, with the translated sequence MEHIATLDPSKIGRANEITQVTIGAGAVPLEEFVAVSRYGAKLVLSQEYLERVTRSRALVEKFLAENRAIYGLTTGFGDNVRKVIPQEEAVQLQLNILRSHAASVGKPLSAECVRANWLMQLLSLGRGYSGIRPEMLSLIADCLNEGVVPYAPAEGSIQSLSVEANINLVLIGEGRAWYKGELLNGREALERAGLKPLMPACKEGLCLTNGINGATGIALIALYDSLVGAQTADVVAAMAYESLRGTIMGCDARLHSLKYHSEQSGSAENIRNLLADSGIMAKYKNARVQDPYILRSIPQVHGAAKRFLRDAATSLLREMASCNDNPIVWPEDGDGDGLMGGNFDGTYTGAYADTICIADANLGKFSERRMDRLTNRHFNGGYPPFLAEKPGVNNCYMIAQYTSAGLVSEIRSLCIPATGDSIPVSANWEDPIPMAWWAAMKAAQVAEKLEYLLAIELMAQARAFDLTDTSVHGTFAKATMNVHDLIRTKIPPVTEDRHFGPEIETVYQLVKHGDILKTAEKESGTLKF
- the dctP gene encoding TRAP transporter substrate-binding protein DctP — translated: MKTGKISVFTAALLAMVFITGGMAEAKKPITLKFAGINPVEHSSTVEMKKMAKNIEKETNGEVKVRVFPAGQLGDYTLVYEEITKGTIDMALIPIPTEYEPKHQITLVPCLAKDYNDVKKIFAKNGWLYNTVDKLHKNLDVVFLGFQIEGFGGIGSVNKINDPLNPKTPKNMLCRISTMELDKFVLDALNYATVTVPYSDLYTALQTGVVEGWYGGAAVHSYQGYRDVLKNYYNFNLFVEAYQLVVSKKSWDKLTPEQQAVIAKDADILYKNSITIAEKEENEYLKKMKEAGMNVYVYTAEELTPINERVKKVVWPKLDKLLGKELTNDLMKQFAADK
- a CDS encoding TRAP transporter small permease, producing MTGFEEAILVIVGLAVPSLVTLGVFFRYILKTDLFGIEEIEIFFAMILYFVGAAYASYKKAQITADLTQSMIKSFKVRKFFAVLSSFAALVAVAAFCYWTIDLVEYAFIRNPKTPAWKIPLVLEYIAVLFSFIVMTIYALRDFCLALARKPDSSVEDGGR
- a CDS encoding TRAP transporter large permease, coding for MVILGLFFLLLDLVIGIPVPFAFLLTAMYFLLTGDYEPTFMVPYAVKNLSNTVIFCIPLFILAGKLMERGNIADKLIGLVEESVGRFKGGLGIVATVSCAVFGSVTGSAAATLTCIGSIMIPRLEKAGYPRGHSTALLANSAVLGMLIPPSGIMILYSWMGGQSVLASFLATVVPGIALTSLFSLINCFLLRKDPNIVVPVIPEADKTAAHKILRLKKASPALMMPVIILGGIYSGIMTPTEAAAVAVVYAIPVGMFIYRGLTLKGIKETLIDSGMATGTIMIMMFGCSVLARMFVEEDLPGAILQLLYSISTNKYVILLMLNLFMIILGMLVDDTSAVLLATPIMIPIITEIGVSPVQFAAIVAVNSGMGNITPPCAPLLYLAGAVAKCPINETLRVTCYLLFFGWLPILILVTYFPAFSMWLPGLVLGIR
- a CDS encoding LysR family transcriptional regulator, with amino-acid sequence MNIRQMECFIALAEELNFRRAAERSMLTQPALSQQLRQIEAELQATLLFRTNRQVRLTPAGELFLVRAREIVERMRETGNLVRQIEKGISGSITIGATIPAIYILLADIISEMKKTLPNIKVIVHKMDTAAQEEELRKNHIDIGLGHPPFEDETLGSSNIAKIPFEVVMSRENPLAGKEGLTMKDLKDETFILFPRRMGPLQYDNIISLCLQAGFSPKNIIEVSPAQAIIAFAGSSLGIGFIASKQQQFQHPHVVYRPLEGSKPCFTLGTVYRKENVSPVVMTFKKIAEEVGKRAC